A single window of Rhipicephalus microplus isolate Deutch F79 chromosome 5, USDA_Rmic, whole genome shotgun sequence DNA harbors:
- the LOC119168103 gene encoding uncharacterized protein LOC119168103: MQVFQCAFLRILLSVFLPASLTTPLQYQHRSSESGTLTCHALLVFDTSLSTATYLEPLDFTSRNRSGSLPAPPVSYMVLDKTWSTLSASASMPVSTTKERPLPAALCGLGGCAPTQTANPFTLVMQVFQCAFLRILLSVFLPASLTTPLQYQHRSSESGTLTCHALLVFDTSLSTATYLEPLDFTSRNRSGSLPAPPVSYMVLDKTWSTLSASASMPVSTTKERPLPAALCGLGGCAPTQTANPFTLVMQVSKTYSLLAKKSSNYLLFQLPSPHCCVLVALECSRVIRALLMMSGDIESNPGPASNAVLTELQKLSAGQTELISQVQDLKSHLLSTDKSIADLSRRMTDLEGHCQNIISLRTDVEALRRDTARASDLLRKLEARVDEAENHSRRNNLIFYGLPESTGSEALVQVEQLVIKHCRDRLGISIDPKEIERAHRLGRRKGTNHHRPIIVKFAFHKTKGEILSNGRKFKGTTFSVGEDFSRRVQNVRRQLIAFAKTKSLPFSITYKTLLMGHKRYVYDEQSQTVREAS, encoded by the coding sequence ATGCAGGTGTTTCAGTGCGCATTCCTGCGCATACTGCTTTCCGTTTTCCTGCCAGCTTCCTTGACCACACCGTTGCAGTATCAACATCGTTCCAGCGAAAGTGGCACGCTTACCTGTCACGCCCTCTTGGTCTTCGACACAAGCTTATCAACCGCAACGTACTTGGAACCACTGGATTTCACCTCACGCAACAGATCTGGATCCCTTCCGGCGCCACCGGTCAGCTACATGGTCCTCGACAAAACCTGGTCGACGCTATCAGCATCGGCATCGATGCCTGTGTCGACTACAAAAGAGCGGCCTTTGCCGGCGGCGCTGTGTGGGCTCGGCGGATGTGCACCAACGCAGACCGCTAATCCTTTCACTCTTGTCATGCAGGTGTTTCAGTGCGCATTCCTGCGCATACTGCTTTCCGTTTTCCTGCCAGCTTCCTTGACCACACCGTTGCAGTATCAACATCGTTCCAGCGAAAGTGGCACGCTTACCTGTCACGCCCTCTTGGTCTTCGACACAAGCTTATCAACCGCAACGTACTTGGAACCACTGGATTTCACCTCACGCAACAGATCTGGATCCCTTCCGGCGCCACCGGTCAGCTACATGGTCCTCGACAAAACCTGGTCGACGCTATCAGCATCGGCATCGATGCCTGTGTCGACTACAAAAGAGCGGCCTTTGCCGGCGGCGCtgtgtgggctcggcggctgtgcaccaacgcagaccGCTAATCCTTTCACTCTTGTCATGCAGGTTAGTAAAACTTACAGTCTTCTCGCTAAGAAGTCTAGTAATTACCTGCTGtttcagctgccgagcccacactGCTGCGTTCTTGTTGCACTTGAGTGTTCTCGTGTTATTCGTGCCTTGTTGATGATGTCGGGCGATATTGAAAGCAATCCGGGTCCTGCTTCTAATGCTGTACTAACTGAACTGCAGAAATTGTCTGCCGGTCAGACGGAATTAATCAGTCAGGTACAGGACCTTAAGTCCCATTTGCTATCAACAGATAAATCTATAGCAGATCTCAGTAGACGCATGACTGATCTGGAAGGGCACTGCCAAAATATTATTTCCTTACGTACTGATGTGGAAGCGCTCAGAAGAGACACCGCTCGCGCGAGTGACCTTCTGCGCAAGCTTGAAGCACGCGTGGATGAAGCCGAGAATCATTCTCGGCGCAATAACCTCATATTTTATGGCCTTCCTGAATCAACTGGATCGGAAGCACTTGTCCAAGTTGAACAACTTGTCATCAAGCACTGCCGTGATCGTCTAGGTATTTCCATCGATCCGAAGGAAATTGAGCGCGCGCATCGTCTGGGTCGCCGCAAGGGTACTAACCACCATCGCCCCATAATAGTTAAATTCGCATTCCATAAAACAAAAGGAGAGATTCTTTCTAATGGACGGAAATTTAAAGGAACCACTTTTAGTGTTGGTGAAGATTTTTCACGTCGTGTGCAAAACGTCCGTCGGCAATTGATTGCCTTTGCTAAAACCAAGTCGCTGCCTTTTTCCATCACGTACAAGACACTGCTAATGGGTCACAAGCGCTACGTCTACGATGAGCAATCGCAAACTGTAAGGGAAGCGTCGTAG